A part of Bubalus bubalis isolate 160015118507 breed Murrah chromosome 6, NDDB_SH_1, whole genome shotgun sequence genomic DNA contains:
- the LOC102390038 gene encoding olfactory receptor 2D2-like: MQELNHSAVTEFILLGFASNPRTNPLLFTFFLVFYLLILVSNSLLITLIHQDTRLHTPMYFFISVLSMLDMCYTTTTVPQMLVHILSKKRAISFARCVAQMYLFLLCGITESWLFSIMSVGRYTAICHPLRYKVIVSRWVCLLMVGICAAYGVLGGLTDTFFAMRLPYCGPNEIDHYFCEVPAVLKLACADTSLNDLVDFITGFNVIVVPLSLIVLVYVNIFATIMKIRSAQGRIKAFSTCASHITVVTMFAIPCIIMYMSPGSDSLSKSGKKMALFYNIATAFFNPVIYSLRNKDVKNAFLKLMGRGRAPE; this comes from the coding sequence ATGCAGGAGCTTAACCATTCAGCTGTGACAGAATTCATCCTGTTGGGCTTTGCCTCGAACCCCAGGACCAATCCTCTGCTCTTCACCTTCTTTCTAGTCTTTTACCTGCTGATCCTTGTGAGCAACAGCCTCCTCATCACCCTCATTCACCAGGACACACGCCTCCACACGCCCATGTACTTCTTCATCAGTGTCCTCTCCATGCTGGACATGTGCTACACCACCACGACTGTGCCCCAGATGCTCGTGCATATTCTCAGCAAGAAGAGAGCCATCTCTTTTGCTAGATGTGTGGCCCAGATGtacctcttcctcctctgtgggATCACTGAGTCCTGGCTTTTCTCCATCATGTCCGTGGGCAGGTACACGGCCATCTGCCACCCTCTCCGGTATAAGGTCATCGTGAGCCGCTGGGTGTGCCTTCTCATGGTGGGCATCTGTGCAGCCTATGGTGTGCTGGGTGGCCTGACTGATACCTTCTTTGCTATGCGCCTTCCCTACTGTGGCCCTAATGAAATTGACCACTACTTCTGTGAGGTCCCTGCAGTCCTGAAGCTGGCTTGTGCAGACACATCCCTCAATGATTTGGTGGACTTCATCACCGGCTTCAATGTCATTGTGGTCCCACTCTCCCTGATTGTCCTTGTCTATGTCAACATCTTTGCCACCATCATGAAGATCCGCTCAGCCCAGGGGCGGATcaaggccttctccacctgtgcctcCCACATCACTGTGGTCACCATGTTCGCTATTCCATGCATCATCATGTACATGAGCCCTGGCTCTGACTCCTTGTCAAAGAGTGGCAAGAAAATGGCCCTTTTCTACAACATTGCCACAGCCTTCTTCAACCCTgtcatctacagcctgaggaataAGGATGTGAAAAATGCTTTCCTCAAACTGATGGGAAGGGGCAGGGCCCCAGAGTGA